DNA from Mesotoga sp. UBA6090:
GTTCGCAGCCTCATCACTGACTCCATACCCCCAACCGGAGAGAAGAGCATCGTAAGCGCCATAAGGGAATGTTTCCGTCCAGATTACCAGCGCCGGCTTCATATCTATTTCTACTTCCATGCCGATCTGCTTAAGCATACCCTGAATCATCTGGGCCATCATCTGATAATCTCCGCTTCCCGAAGCAAGTGAAAGACTGAACTTCAGAGGCTTTCCATCCTTTTCGTAAATGCCTTTGCTGTTCAGTTTCCAGCCGGCTTCTTCGAGCAAAACCTTTGCCTTGGAGGGATTGTACTCGTAATGCTTCACATCCGGACCTTTGAGCGCTTCTCTCATCTGGTGAAGATCAGTAATCCAGGTATCGACAACCTCGGCAAGTCCTGCGTAAACCACGTTGCTTATCTGCTCTCTGTTGATACCATAGAGAACGGCCTGCCGTACCCTCTTATCTCCAAAGATCGGATGGGGTTTTGTTGTATCCTCAGGATCCCTCAGGTTAAGGTTCAAATTGTCGTAAGCAATGTTCGGTGTATAGAAGACGTTGAACATGTCGCCTCGCTGATTCTCAAGCTGAACCGACTGCTTCAGTGTAAGAGTATATCTTCCGAAATCTATCTCTCCGTTGAGTGTAGAAGCGAAGATTACGTCCATATCAGGAATGATTCGCATAACTATCTCATCAATGTTAGGTCTACCCATATAGAACTCATCAAAAGCTTCCAGAATCACGTATTGGCCCTCGACATACTCTTTGAACTTGTAAGGACCGGTCATTATCGGGTTCTTGTTAGCTTCTTCAACGAAAGCATCCCAGTTTCCACTGGCCTTAGCCTCTTCGTAACTATCCCTGAAAACATGCTCTGGAAGCTGGAACCACCCAAAGTAATAAGCGTAAACAGAAGAACCCAACTCGGCATTACTAAGAGGTTCTGGAAGGGTAATGGAATATGTATAGTCGTCAATAACATTAACTTCGGAGACTGAGCTCTCGAAGTAGTTCGTCGTAACCGGGGCGCCGCTGTTCATAACTTCCCACTGGAACTTCGCATCATGCGCAGTGACCAGCCCTCCATCGTGCCATTTCATTCCTTTTCTTAGTTCATAGGTTATTGTGAGCGAACCATCTTCATTAAGCACCATTAGCCCGTTCTCAAGAGATGGAATTCTCTTGATCATCCTGGGGAAGTAGAATCCGTCCTTGTCT
Protein-coding regions in this window:
- a CDS encoding peptide ABC transporter substrate-binding protein, which encodes MKKLLVFFLIVLFSAILLGQVFPEEAIPVIESEGIMSSVDESLLTYSEFKNAVEKAFPGKGNLISGTGEVLRADFAVAMIEVLGLKSESESYEEICTTALDEWEAPKEAWGALTVAYRSNHQLLDFRYGHLIEANSPITREEAAISIYMTMNPPVIGGMATTAVTADAPGFNTLFTSAGLTWTICNIIGDGITGTDKDGFYFPRMIKRIPSLENGLMVLNEDGSLTITYELRKGMKWHDGGLVTAHDAKFQWEVMNSGAPVTTNYFESSVSEVNVIDDYTYSITLPEPLSNAELGSSVYAYYFGWFQLPEHVFRDSYEEAKASGNWDAFVEEANKNPIMTGPYKFKEYVEGQYVILEAFDEFYMGRPNIDEIVMRIIPDMDVIFASTLNGEIDFGRYTLTLKQSVQLENQRGDMFNVFYTPNIAYDNLNLNLRDPEDTTKPHPIFGDKRVRQAVLYGINREQISNVVYAGLAEVVDTWITDLHQMREALKGPDVKHYEYNPSKAKVLLEEAGWKLNSKGIYEKDGKPLKFSLSLASGSGDYQMMAQMIQGMLKQIGMEVEIDMKPALVIWTETFPYGAYDALLSGWGYGVSDEAANYWTTDQIPSEENYWGGMNYTGWANAENDEIINAAARELDPEKKQALYERHFAIWTDELPVLPLVVAPTPHFAKKYIKSFNSGYDNGLGWIIQNWYIDR